One window from the genome of Podospora pseudocomata strain CBS 415.72m chromosome 6, whole genome shotgun sequence encodes:
- a CDS encoding hypothetical protein (EggNog:ENOG503P9I6) gives MNPSQRASSSTLLPAASRDSDSSSIRPRNRHQASYKDDPDNSSSRSTSRGATPIPAAHIGSVTGRNDARTEVARNRPSTKGSSGQGAGLLGGTWAPSWASVQNLATTLIAGGESFINGESHRPQTNGNRAKGGQGGGRGDATNTWGPAPPGETRPRSDEIGTGTLAKRDARLKAMRTASILESHEGVNGGLDFGRKFKKKGSDEDLRRTVLNDETEEHLVYIHHVQPTDTYAGVVLKYKCREDAFRKANGLWSRDGIQVRKYLMMPVDACEVRGKTCEAPVDPAAKVDLLARTPDTTDPWGQPTNGGDFFSNPGNSNQLEQQSQSGDDDRPWTHVRWVSIDSHPHPVEVARVSRRSLGYFPPRRKKSTHTMSSLSTPRASVDAPNTSVSEPNIGSPKSPSSRRPSLLSTRSPIASSHGNLPTQSNPTATTSDNDPRPAWMRRPGGVGSLGRNVRAPGPQKDPLNDWAKKNVPGFNFDSLPSMSAMGMERARFGFTNDANAPVTIAESPFGEGQDTSAMSRQGTGLDKAALAVETWLRGAIEKGVELAKSGNVTPILGPRRVSGMHGGSNGQGDLIELENTGSDDDGRGWHDPNFGGTLGSPAVAGPSGRSFGKAAALRGRGGSKKAD, from the coding sequence ATGAACCCCTCGCAGCGGGCCTCTTCGAGCACACTGctgcccgccgcctcccggGATTCCGACTCCAGCTCTATTCGGCCACGAAACCGGCACCAAGCCAGTTACAAAGACGACCCCGACAACTCTTCCAGTCGGTCTACCAGCCGTGGTGCGACTCCGATTCCCGCCGCACATATTGGCTCAGTAACAGGCAGAAATGATGCAAGAACAGAAGTTGCGCGGAATCGTCCCAGCACAAAAGGAAGTTCAGGACAAGGCGCGGGTTTGTTAGGAGGCACTTGGGCGCCAAGCTGGGCCTCGGTCCAGAACCTTGCCACCACATTGATTGCAGGCGGGGAGTCTTTTATCAACGGAGAGTCGCACCGACCACAAACAAACGGGAACAGGGCAAAGGGGGGGCAAGGCGGCGGTCGAGGTGATGCCACAAACACATGGGGCCCCGCGCCGCCGGGTGAGACCAGACCCCGCTCCGACGAGATTGGCACTGGAACATTGGCCAAGAGGGATGCCAGACTGAAAGCGATGAGGACTGCTAGTATTCTTGAAAGCCACGAAGGTGTGAATGGGGGTTTGGATTTTGGTAGAaagttcaagaagaaggggtcgGATGAGGATTTGCGCAGGACGGTATTGAATGACGAAACGGAGGAACACTTGGTTTACATTCACCACGTCCAACCAACAGACACGTATGCCGGGGTGGTACTGAAATACAAATGTCGAGAGGATGCTTTTCGAAAGGCCAACGGGCTCTGGTCAAGAGATGGAATCCAGGTCAGGAAATATTTGATGATGCCGGTGGATGCGTGTGAGGTCAGGGGCAAGACTTGTGAAGCACCAGTCGACCCAGCAGCGAAGGTTGACCTGTTGGCACGAACACCAGACACAACAGATCCATGGGGGCAGCCAACCAATGGAGGCGACTTTTTCTCGAATCCAGGAAATAGTAACCAGCTGGAGCAACAATCACAGTCAGGCGACGACGACCGGCCATGGACCCATGTACGGTGGGTATCAATCGattcccatcctcacccagtCGAAGTTGCCAGAGTTTCTCGGAGGTCGCTTGGGTACTTTCCTCCTCGCAGGAAAAAAAGCACTCACACCATGTCATCTTTGTCAACGCCTCGAGCTTCAGTTGATGCCCCCAACACCAGTGTTTCCGAGCCAAATATTGGAAGCCCAAAAAGTCCCTCTTCTCGGCGCCCTTCGCTGTTGTCCACCCGTTCTCCGATTGCATCCTCTCATGGAAACCTACCCACCCAATCAAACCCGACAGCTACCACCAGCGATAATGATCCCCGACCGGCATGGATGCGCCGTCCAGGAGGTGTAGGCTCGCTCGGCAGAAATGTGCGAGCCCCTGGGCCACAAAAAGACCCTCTCAACGATTGGGCTAAGAAGAATGTTCCTGGATTCAACTTTGACTCTTTGCCTTCCATGTCGGCCATGGGCATGGAAAGGGCTCGGTTTGGCTTCACCAACGATGCTAATGCGCCGGTTACCATTGCGGAGAGCCCGTTTGGAGAGGGCCAGGACACCTCTGCCATGAGCAGACAAGGGACAGGTCTCGATAAGGCGGCTCTTGCTGTGGAAACCTGGCTGAGAGGCGCTATCGAGAAGGGTGTCGAACTTGCAAAATCGGGGAACGTCACGCCTATTCTGGGACCGAGGCGGGTGAGCGGGATGCATGGAGGGAGTAACGGACAGGGTGATCTGATAGAATTGGAGAACACTggaagtgatgatgacgggagAGGGTGGCATGACCCGAATTTTGGGGGGACTCTGGGCAGTCCGGCTGTTGCTGGCCCATCAGGGAGGAGTTTTGGAAAGGCAGCTGCactgagggggagaggagggagtaAGAAGGCTGATTAG
- the SMC2 gene encoding Structural maintenance of chromosomes protein 2 (EggNog:ENOG503NUZ3; COG:B; COG:D), with amino-acid sequence MRVTELIIDGFKSYAVRTVISGWDESFNSITGLNGSGKSNILDAICFVLGITHLSTVRAQNLQDLIYKRGQAGVTKASVTIVFDNKDKKRSPIGFEEYATISVTRQIVLGGTTKYLINGHRAQQQTVQNLFQSVQLNINNPNFLIMQGRITKVLNMKAVEILAMIEEAAGTRMFEDRRDKAFKTMAKKDLKLQEITELLRDEIEPKLEKLRTEKRAFLDFQQTQNDLERLTRIVVAHDYVVCQEKLKQSGSDLEVKKQRQKDLEASAERLKSEISNLEEDVERVKAQRDKELRKGGKAQALEEAVKKYSNELVRLATVIDLKRTSLAEEEERKIQAEKAVTELEATLQEKTKAYEKTKAKYDTAKDAVEKQSQEVESKEELLQTLQTGVASKEGQESGYQGQLQDARNRVTAATTEQEQAKIKIAHLEKRIKEEEPRAKKAKEANAGLLNELEGLKVQAQRLEKELAKLGFQPGSEGELYKQESQLQQIIRNLRQESDALKRKVANIDFNYADPVPNFDRSKVKGLVAQLFTLDKQFIQAGTALEICAGGRLYNVVVDTEVTGTQLLQGGRLRKRVTIIPLNKIAAFKASAQTVATAQKICPGRVDLALSLVGYDEEVSRAMEYVFGNTLICADAETAKKVTFDPNVRMRSITLEGDAYDPSGTLSGGSAPNSSGVLVTLQKLNEITRQLKEAEANLGLLHNHIAREKSKLDQAKKIKQELDLKSHEIKLAEEQISGNSASSIIQDVQNMKETIGQLKESIVEAKQRQVEASADVKRIEKDMKDFDNNKDGKLEELQKTVNSLRASVAKMQTSLKTLQKELQNAQLDSEQVSADLAAAREQVQEIDLAIASQQEELTALASKAETIKTTHDEAQSELDAERRKLSVFDSELKSLEQATRSKTSRIAEEKLELQKLGHQIEKFGKESQSALAHIQALEKEHEWIPDAKDQFGRPGTPYDFRGQNSNISELKATERNLRERSQGLRKKINPKVMNMIDSVEKKEVALKHMMKTVMRDKRKIEETIVSLDDYKKRALEETWRKVNGDFGAIFEELLPGSFAKLDPPEGKTISDGLEVKVCLGKVWKESLTELSGGQRSLIALSLIMALLQFKPAPMYILDEVDAALDLSHTQNIGRLIKTRFKGSQFIVVSLKDGMFQNANRIFRTRFSEGTSMVQALTPADLR; translated from the exons ATGAGGGTGACGGAACTAATTATCGAT GGCTTCAAGTCCTACGCCGTCCGCACCGTAATCTCGGGCTGGGACGAATCCTTCaactccatcaccggccTCAACGGCTCGGGAAAATCCAACATCCTCGACGCCATCTGCTTCGTCCTTGGCatcacccacctctccaccgtcCGCGCGCAAAACCTCCAGGATCTCATCTACAAGCGCGGCCAGGCCGGCGTGACAAAGGCCAGCGTCACCATTGTGTTCGACAACAAAGACAAGAAGCGATCGCCCATCGGCTTCGAGGAATACGCCACCATCTCGGTAACGCGACAGATCGTGCTGGGGGGCACGACGAAATACCTGATCAATGGCCACCGCGCGCAGCAGCAGACGGTGCAGAACCTGTTTCAGAGTGTAcagctcaacatcaacaaccccaacttcTTGATTATGCAAGGTCGGATTACAAAGGTGCTGAACAtgaaggcggtggagattCTGGCCAtgattgaggaggcggcggggacGAGGATGTTTGAGGATAGGAGGGATAAGGCGTTCAAGACGATGGCGAAGAAGGATCTGAAGCTGCAGGAGATTACAGAGCTGCTGCGGGATGAGATTGAGCCaaagttggagaagctgaggACGGAGAAGAGGGCGTTTTTGGACTTTCAGCAGACACAGAATGATCTCGAGAGGTTAACGAGGATAGTGGTGGCGCATGACTATGTCGTGTGTCaggagaagctgaagcagTCGGGGTCGGATCTAGAGGTGAAGAAGCAACGGCAGAAGGATCTGGAGGCTTcggcggagaggttgaagagcgAGATTTCAAATTTGGAAGAGGATGTGGAAAGAGTAAAGGCGCAGAGGGATAAGGAGTTGAGGAAAGGAGGAAAGGCGCaggcgctggaggaggcggtcaagAAGTACTCGAACGAGCTTGTACGGCTAGCTACGGTGATCGACCTGAAGCGGACCAgtctggcggaggaggaggaaagaaagattcaggctgagaaggctgtTACCGAGCTGGAGGCGACACTGCAGGAAAAGACCAAGGCGTATGAGAAGACCAAGGCTAAATACGACACAGCGAAGGATGCGGTGGAAAAGCAGAGTCAGGAGGTGGAATCCAAGGAGGAACTGCTGCAGACGCTGCAAACCGGTGTTGCATCCAAGGAAGGCCAGGAGAGTGGTTATCAGGGTCAATTACAAGATGCGAGGAACCGGGTGACTGCTGCTACGacggagcaggagcaggccaagatcaagattgCGCATTTGGAGAAGCGGAtaaaggaggaggaaccgCGAGCAAAGAAGGCCAAAGAGGCAAACGCTGGGCTGTTGAACGAGTTGGAAGGGCTCAAGGTGCAGGCTCAGAGGCTGGAAaaggagctggccaagcTTGGGTTCCAACCAGGGTCAGAAGGCGAGCTGTACAAACAGGAAAGTCAGCTCCAACAGATCATTCGTAATCTGCGCCAAGAGTCGGATGCTCTGAAGCGCAAGGTTGCCAATATCGATTTCAACTATGCGGATCCAGTGCCAAACTTTGATCGCTCCAAGGTCAAGGGTTTGGTGGCTCAGCTGTTCACTCTCGACAAGCAGTTCATTCAGGCTGGTACGGCTCTGGAGATTTGCGCTGGCGGTCGTCTCTACAACGTTGTTGTGGATACTGAGGTTACTGGTACACAGCTCCTGCAGGGCGGTAGGTTGCGGAAGCGCGTTACCATCATTCCCCTAAACAAGATTGCTGCGTTCAAGGCCTCTGCTCAGACAGTTGCCACGGCGCAAAAAATCTGCCCGGGGAGGGTCGACTTGGCTTTGTCTCTTGTCGGTTATGACGAGGAGGTCTCGAGGGCGATGGAGTACGTCTTTGGCAACACGCTCATTTGCGCGGATGCCGAGACTGCCAAGAAGGTGACTTTCGACCCCAACGTCAGGATGCGCAGTATTACTCTCGAAGGCGATGCCTATGACCCCTCGGGTACCCTTTCCGGCGGCAGCGCTCCCAACTCCAGCGGTGTCTTGGTGACCCTGCAAAAGCTCAACGAGATCACCAGACAGCTCAAGGAAGCCGAGGCCAACTTGGGCTTGCTTCATAATCACATCGCCCGTGAGAAGTCCAAGCTCGACcaggccaagaagatcaagcaggAGCTCGACCTCAAGTCCCACGAGAtcaagcttgccgaggagcAAATCAGCGGAAACTCTGCTTCGTCCATCATCCAGGATGTCCAAAACATGAAGGAGACGATTGGCCAGCTCAAGGAGTCTATTGTCGAGGCTAAGCAGCGACAGGTGGAGGCCTCGGCTGACGTCAAGCGCATCGAGAAGGACATGAAGGActttgacaacaacaaggacgGTAAACTGGAGGAACTGCAGAAAACGGTCAACAGCCTCCGTGCTTCGGTCGCCAAGATGCAAACCTCGCTCAAGACTCTGCAGAAAGAGCTGCAAAACGCCCAGCTGGACTCTGAGCAAGTCTCTGCTGACTTGGCCGCCGCCAGGGAGCAAGTGCAGGAGATTGATCTGGCTATTGCCTCGCAGCAGGAGGAACTCACCGCCCTGGCCTCCAAGGCTGAAACGATCAAGACCACCCATGACGAAGCCCAGTCCGAACTTGATGCGGAAAGGCGGAAACTCTCTGTGTTTGACTCGGAGCTCAAGTCTCTTGAACAGGCCACCCGCTCCAAGACCTCGCGCattgccgaggagaagcttgAGCTTCAGAAGTTGGGCCATCAGATTGAGAAATTCGGCAAGGAGTCACAGTCTGCACTGGCGCATATCCAAGCCTTGGAAAAGGAACACGAGTGGATCCCCGACGCAAAGGATCAGTTTGGTCGTCCCGGCACGCCCTATGATTTTAGGGGACAGAATTCTAATATTTCAGAGCTGAAGGCCACGGAGAGGAACctgagggagaggagccaggggttgaggaagaagatcaACCCCAAGGTGATGAACATGATCGACAgcgtggagaagaaggaggtggcgCTGAAGCACATGATGAAGACGGTGATGAGGGATAAGAGAAAGATTGAGGAGACGATTGTGAGTCTGGATGACTATAAGAAgagggcgttggaggagacgTGGAGGAAGGTGAATGGGGACTTTGGGGCCATTTTCGAGGAGCTCCTCCCTGGGTCTTTTGCGAAATTAGACCCACCAGAAGGGAAGACGATTAgtgatgggttggaggtgaaggTTTGTCTTGGGAAGGTGTGGAAGGAGAGTCTGACGGAGTTGTCCGGTGGTCAGAG ATCGCTCATTGCACTTAGTCTGATCATGGCGCTGCTGCAGTTTAAGCCGGCGCCGATGTATATTTTGGATGAGGTTGACGCCGCGTTGGATTTGTCGCATACGCAGAACATTGGAAGGCTGATCAAGACGAGGTTCAAGGGGAGTCAGTTTATTGTTGTGAGCTTGAAGGATGGGATGTTTCAGAATGCGAATAGGATTTTTAGGACGAGGTTTAGTGAGGGGACTAGTATGGTGCAGGCTTTGACGCCGGCGGATTTGAGGTGA
- a CDS encoding hypothetical protein (COG:S; EggNog:ENOG503NV4G), protein MDQDPDSVLLRSGPVIDATGLLLLISTITVFLLPLFIYFPPIPPSQRDALLETHSPIGVKHTKSKKKTTTTSPSKTTIDQLWIYPVKSCKGIQLTSSKVLPYGLEFDRLYTFAQLKSPFPLSTNPSSAEDKLQPQESWEFITQRQFPLLATVTVELFSPDPVKARGKPLYSDASIKDSFLLISFPWQEPGLRGVVSWVAAKLAWGRGAVPQKQLVLPVSFPSQDEIESQGYEREEVRIWKDVVSALNMEKDLPRELALYLGVSNRLGLFRVDPGRLREVHRCAPGREEAGYQPVTGFQDAYPLHLLNLSSIRDFSAKITKDENLEQDLDARRFRANIIVDGPEENNPPYDEETWKKVSFKKGDDAEGEKSKPAAATFHVSCRTVRCKMPNVNQDSGFRHPVEPDRSLRKLRDVDEGARLKGCLGMQLTPLFDGEEKLESWVEVGMSVEVGERGGHRYINQ, encoded by the exons ATGGACCAGGACCCGGACTCGGTGTTGCTGCGGAGCGGCCCAGTCATTGACGCTACCGGCCTTCTCCTGTTGATTTCCACCATTACCGTTTTCCTCTTGCCTCTGTTCATCTACTTTCCCCCCATACCCCCATCACAGCGCGATGCACTGCTTGAAACACATTCGCCCATCGGTGTGAAGCACACCAaaagcaagaagaagactactacaacctcaccatcaaaaaCCACCATCGACCAGCTATGGATCTACCCAGTCAAGTCATGCAAAGGCATCCAACTCACCTCGAGCAAGGTACTCCCCTACGGCCTGGAGTTTGACCGCCTCTACACCTTTGCTCAACTCAAatccccttttcctctcaGCACCAACCCATCGTCAGCAGAAGACAAGCTCCAGCCTCAAGAAAGCTGGGAATTCATCACCCAGCGGCAGTTTCCCCTCCTAGCCACCGTCACCGTGGAGCTTTTCAGCCCGGACCCGGTCAAAGCCCGGGGTAAACCGCTCTACTCGGACGCCAGCATCAAAGACTCCTTTCTCCTCATCAGCTTCCCCTGGCAAGAGCCAGGCCTCCGCGGGGTCGTCAGCTGGGTGGCCGCCAAGCTCGCATGGGGCCGCGGTGCGGTCCCGCAGAAGCAGCTTGTCCTCCCGGTGAGTTTCCCATCGCAAGACGAGATTGAGTCCCAAGGGTACGAGAGGGAAGAGGTCAGGATTTGGAAGGACGTGGTGTCGGCGCTGAACATGGAAAAGGACCTACCTCGGGAGTTGGCGCTGTACCTGGGGGTGAGCAACAGGCTCGGGCTTTTTCGAGTCGACCCGGGCCGATTGAGAGAGGTGCATAGGTGTGcgccggggagggaggaggcgggttACCAGCCTGTGACTGGATTTCAGGATGCT TATCCACTACATCTCCTTAACCTCTCCAGCATCCGCGACTTCAGCGCCAAGATCACTAAAGACGAGAATCTCGAACAAGACTTGGACGCGCGGAGGTTTCGCGCCAACATCATTG TCGACGGTCCCGAggaaaacaaccccccttaTGATGAGGAGACGTGGAAAAAGGTTAGTTTTAAGAAGggtgatgatgccgagggggagaagagcaagcctgctgctgcaactTTTCATGTGTCGTGCCGGACGGTGAGGTGCAAGATGCCGAATGTGAATCAGGATAGTGGGTTTAGGCATCCGGTTGAGCCGGATAGGAGCTTGAGGAAGCTGAGGGATGTGGATGAGGGGGCGAGGCTGAAGGGGTGTTTGGGGATGCAGTTGACGCCCttgtttgatggggaggagaaattGGAGAgctgggttgaggttgggatgagtgtggaggtgggagagaggggcGGGCATAGGTATATTAATCAGTAA
- a CDS encoding hypothetical protein (COG:S; EggNog:ENOG503NWR1): MPICIECRHPVKTLWREGGTNNTSSTTNKPSTSGGHNIRLTVCKNCGRFCDKYVEHDFVVLFIDLVLIKPQVYRHLLHNTLMNTPSSDPSDPDHPKKEEDAFAPSIVRLGVLLLLFDVYLTWARIERQSSDTEGLAERPIVTQYVFFLLLCTLTTLSFHLSIRFLTSSRFSPLPFLGILPRYPRPNSVSTALLVSSSTKLFPILMVIWEYDVPAAARSLGWAVVANNVEALKILLDCSYGVAAFLAMAGALSRWAMGRVVLWAAGLEGVDSWTAGTEGGQIMGGDGRGLGELGVLLGYLKDWAGRLAVG, from the exons ATGCCAATCTGTATCGAATGCCGCCACCCAGTGAAAACCCTCTGGCGCGAGGGCGGAACgaacaacacctcctccaccaccaacaagcccTCCACCTCGGGCGGCCACAACATCCGGCTCACCGTCTGCAAGAACTGCGGGCGGTTCTGCGACAAATACGTCGAGCACGACTTTGTGGTGCTATTCATCGATTTAGTCCTCATAAAACCGCAGGTGTACCGACATTTACTCCACAACACACTGATgaacaccccctcctccgacccCTCCGATCCCGACCAccccaaaaaagaagaagacgctTTCGCCCCGAGCATCGTCCGGTTAGGGGTTTTGTTACTGCTATTTGACGTCTACCTCACCTGGGCTAGGATCGAAAGGCAGAGCAGTGACACTGAGGGCCTGGCAGAACGCCCCATTGTTACTCAATACGTCTTTTTCC TATTACTCTGCACCCTAacaaccctctccttccacctATCCATCCgcttcctcacctcctcccgtttctcccccctccccttcctcggcatcctACCCCGGTATCCCCGTCCAAACTCTGTCTCCACGGCCCTTCTCGTCTCTTCTTCTACGAAGCTCTTCCCTATTCTGATGGTCATATGGGAATATGACGTTCCCGCCGCGGCCAGGTCGCTagggtgggcggtggtggctaATAATGTCGAGGCGTTGAAGATATTGCTCGACTGCAGCTACGGCGTTGCCGCGTTCTTGGCCATGGCAGGGGCGCTAAGTAGATgggcgatggggagggtggtgctgtggGCTGCCGGGTTAGAAGGGGTGGATTCTTGGACGGCAGGGACGGAAGGGGGCCAGATAATGGGGGGTGATGGACGGGGGTtaggggagttgggggtgcTATTGGGGTATCTAAAAGATTgggcggggaggttggctGTGGGATAA
- the VMA9 gene encoding H(+)-transporting V0 sector ATPase subunit e (EggNog:ENOG503P6UN; COG:S), whose product MANGWSIFIGLAIILAMCTAAWVFAPKGENQVLWRSSLILAFVSCYLMWAITFLAQLHPLIEPRRSDIRKEFVHH is encoded by the exons ATGGCCAACGG ATGGAGCATCTTCATCGGCCTAGCCATCATTCTCGCAATGTGCACCGCCGCCTGGGTCTTTGCCCCCAAGGGTGAGAACCAAGT CCTCTGGcgctcctccctcatcctcgccttcGTCAGCTGCTACCTCATGTGGGCCatcaccttcctcgcccagctTCACCCCCTCATCGAGCCGAGACGGTCCGACATTCGCAAGGAGTTTGTCCACCATTAG